A genomic segment from Stenotrophomonas maltophilia encodes:
- a CDS encoding VOC family protein, giving the protein MFSHITVGTNDMDVAHRFYDALFTALGARPGVFDDKGRLVYFKDGRMFIVTAPIDGQPACHANGGTIGFTLDSTEAVRGWQDAGVAHGGTAIEDPAGIRSMAGRQLFLAYLRDPDGNKLCAVHVMS; this is encoded by the coding sequence ATGTTCAGCCACATCACCGTTGGAACGAACGACATGGACGTCGCGCATCGCTTCTACGATGCCCTGTTCACTGCGCTGGGCGCCCGTCCGGGTGTGTTCGATGACAAGGGCCGGCTGGTGTACTTCAAGGATGGCCGCATGTTCATCGTCACCGCACCGATCGACGGTCAGCCCGCATGCCATGCCAACGGCGGCACGATTGGATTCACCCTCGACAGTACCGAGGCCGTGCGTGGCTGGCAGGATGCAGGCGTGGCCCACGGTGGCACCGCCATTGAAGACCCGGCTGGCATCCGCAGCATGGCCGGCCGCCAGCTGTTCCTGGCCTACCTGCGCGATCCGGACGGCAACAAGCTGTGCGCGGTGCATGTGATGTCGTAA
- the betT gene encoding choline BCCT transporter BetT, producing the protein MEVLEPQQSPVRTLRPVFAFAAIVVVAFALFVSLFPLGAGRLLVKAQDWAALNVGWYYLLAMTLYLVFVVGVALSKYGGIKLGADHDEPEFSYLSWAGMLFAAGISITLFFFCVSEPLTHYLQPPQGDPAAGEAGARQAMQLLFLHWGLHGWGVFALAAMAMAYFAYRHNLPLALRSALYPLIGKRINGPIGYTVDALGIVATVFGIGADMGFGVLHLNAGLSHLFNIPHSNLVQIILVVSMMGAAVAVAVSGVEKGVRWMANINMLLAIALVLFMLCAGPTQYLLSTLMQNLGDYLGSVVGKSFDVYAYGGRPEWLGGWTVFYWAWWIGWAPFVGLFIARISRGRTIREFVFGVLLIPLGFTLAWLSIFGNSALDQVLHHGQQQLAQLAVDDPPTVLYALLDGYPWSRTVIAVTVLVSFIFFVTSADSGAVVLSTLSSHGGAPEDDGPRWLRVFWGTVIAVLTAGLLLAGSIDALKSAVVLASLPFSAVLLLMMWGLTRAFSDESHRKRALQYRPSPLIGDDRHHQGWRQRLSQAMHFPVRDQVYRFMDDTVKPAMEAVAEQLRGQGWDVATRFEAGDMELTVNHGEQQDFLYRVILSGYLTPSFAAQQLRNQRYYRAEVHLYEGSQDYDLVGYSRKQIINDIISQYERHLQFLHLSR; encoded by the coding sequence ATGGAAGTACTGGAGCCGCAACAATCCCCGGTGCGCACCCTTCGGCCTGTGTTCGCCTTCGCGGCGATCGTTGTCGTGGCGTTCGCGCTGTTCGTCAGCCTGTTCCCGCTCGGCGCAGGCCGCTTGCTGGTCAAGGCGCAGGACTGGGCCGCACTCAATGTCGGCTGGTACTACCTGCTGGCAATGACCCTGTACCTGGTGTTCGTGGTCGGTGTGGCGCTGTCCAAGTATGGTGGCATCAAACTCGGCGCCGACCATGACGAGCCGGAGTTCAGCTACCTCTCCTGGGCCGGCATGCTGTTCGCCGCCGGCATCAGCATCACCCTGTTCTTCTTCTGCGTTTCCGAACCGCTGACCCACTACCTGCAGCCGCCGCAGGGCGATCCCGCCGCGGGCGAGGCCGGCGCGCGCCAGGCCATGCAGCTGCTGTTCCTGCACTGGGGCCTGCATGGCTGGGGCGTGTTCGCGCTGGCGGCGATGGCGATGGCCTACTTCGCCTACCGCCACAACCTGCCACTTGCCCTGCGCTCGGCGCTGTATCCGCTGATCGGCAAGCGCATCAACGGGCCAATCGGCTACACCGTGGATGCGCTGGGCATCGTCGCCACCGTGTTCGGCATCGGTGCCGACATGGGCTTCGGCGTGCTGCACCTCAACGCCGGCCTGTCGCACCTGTTCAACATCCCGCATTCCAACCTGGTGCAGATCATCCTGGTGGTCAGCATGATGGGCGCGGCGGTGGCCGTGGCGGTTTCAGGCGTGGAGAAGGGCGTGCGCTGGATGGCCAACATCAACATGCTGCTGGCGATCGCGCTGGTGCTGTTCATGCTGTGCGCCGGCCCCACCCAGTACCTGCTCAGCACGTTGATGCAGAACCTGGGCGACTACCTGGGCAGCGTGGTCGGCAAGAGTTTCGATGTGTACGCCTATGGCGGCCGGCCGGAATGGCTGGGTGGCTGGACGGTGTTCTACTGGGCCTGGTGGATCGGCTGGGCGCCGTTCGTCGGCCTGTTCATCGCGCGCATCTCGCGTGGCCGCACCATCCGCGAATTCGTGTTCGGTGTGCTGCTGATCCCGCTGGGCTTCACCCTGGCCTGGCTGTCGATCTTCGGCAACAGCGCGCTGGACCAGGTGCTGCATCACGGCCAGCAGCAGCTGGCACAGCTGGCGGTGGATGATCCACCGACGGTGCTGTATGCATTGCTGGATGGCTACCCGTGGAGCCGCACGGTGATCGCGGTGACGGTGCTGGTCAGCTTCATCTTCTTCGTGACCTCGGCCGACTCGGGGGCGGTAGTGTTGTCCACGTTGTCCTCGCATGGCGGCGCGCCGGAGGATGATGGTCCGCGTTGGCTGCGCGTGTTCTGGGGCACGGTGATCGCGGTGCTGACCGCCGGGTTGCTGCTGGCCGGCAGCATCGATGCGCTCAAATCTGCGGTGGTGCTGGCGTCGCTGCCGTTCTCGGCGGTGCTGCTGCTGATGATGTGGGGCCTGACCCGCGCCTTCAGTGACGAATCGCACCGCAAGCGCGCGCTGCAGTACCGGCCCTCGCCGCTGATCGGTGACGACCGCCACCATCAGGGCTGGCGCCAGCGCCTGAGCCAGGCCATGCACTTCCCGGTGCGCGACCAGGTCTACCGCTTCATGGATGACACGGTGAAGCCGGCGATGGAAGCGGTGGCCGAACAGCTGCGCGGGCAGGGCTGGGACGTGGCGACGCGCTTCGAGGCCGGCGACATGGAGCTGACGGTGAACCACGGCGAGCAGCAGGACTTCCTGTACCGGGTGATCCTCAGTGGCTACCTGACCCCATCGTTCGCCGCACAGCAGCTGCGCAACCAGCGCTACTACCGCGCCGAAGTGCACCTGTACGAAGGCAGCCAGGATTACGACCTGGTGGGCTACAGCCGCAAGCAGATCATCAACGACATCATCAGCCAGTACGAACGGCACCTGCAGTTCCTGCACCTGAGCCGCTGA
- a CDS encoding TonB-dependent receptor — translation MYRTTLNLLAGAIALGLTAGAAGAAESADAGKDSTTLGTVLVTGSNIKRSDTAGPNPVQIVSREQIEQTGRSTLTDVLRNLSANAGNSFDEQYTGSFAAGSASIGLRGLSPKNTLVLVNGYRVSNFGFALNTQDTFVDLNALPISAVERIEVLKDGASAVYGSDAIAGVINIILRRNFQGVEVGGGFGTATQGGLDERKANLLAGFGDLEQQGWNVLFGLDLLKRDRLDGDDRAYTRSGDFRDKPGGRLAGWSTAGGNWLSNPRAPQPFASCPEGSQLRPYSDFGSTLPGQACAFNAQPFKTLQPGAERLQASLSATYRFNDSVEAFADVLYSHNKADQIFSAPLTVGPGLRAYNPATGTLIDVPAVLPVGHPNNPGSAPLPFEYTFFDLGPRLKDNTQVFYRALAGVRGSGERWDWEVAALTSQSAQREYVDNFVNRYAFEQILRDGSYNFLNPSSTPGALDALRLQTKRPGWYKLHSLNVKASTSLWELPAGAVGFAWGAEFRKESLDARTSAQVLSGTELRPAINVVNGERQVSAAYAELSVPLHRTLELQVAGRGDHYDDFGKAFSPKVALRWQPLDSLLLRGSFSRGFRAPSLPEIAPGQTVSYGSVIDPLDPLQPGGSRGITNIRTGNPDLKAERSRNFNVGAVWSPDGDTSIGLDWYRIEQDNLVKPDSAQFIVDNPTLFPGRVQRDAQGRIQFITNQYANQGELTTSGLDLDANHTFRTEGWGNFTVAGSWTHLLSFKQPLVAGQAPYDGAGNNRHGALPRTRGTTSLNWAVGDWSSTLSLQYVSGYDQRVATATSNPGLRDRIKPYHQLDLYVAYEGIPNTTLSLSVLNLTDKDPPFDPAGGSNGFDISQYNLRGQFVSLGARYRF, via the coding sequence ATGTACCGCACCACCCTGAACCTGCTTGCCGGCGCGATCGCGCTGGGCCTCACCGCCGGCGCTGCCGGCGCCGCTGAATCCGCCGATGCCGGCAAGGACAGCACCACCCTGGGCACCGTGCTGGTGACCGGTTCCAACATCAAGCGCAGCGATACCGCCGGGCCCAACCCGGTGCAGATCGTCAGCCGCGAACAGATCGAGCAGACCGGCCGCTCCACCCTCACCGACGTGCTGCGCAACCTGTCGGCCAATGCCGGCAACAGCTTCGACGAGCAGTACACCGGCAGCTTCGCCGCGGGCTCGGCCTCGATCGGCCTGCGTGGCCTGTCGCCGAAGAACACGCTGGTGCTGGTCAACGGCTATCGTGTGTCCAACTTCGGCTTTGCGCTCAACACGCAGGACACCTTCGTCGACCTCAACGCGCTGCCGATCAGCGCGGTCGAACGCATCGAAGTGCTGAAGGATGGTGCGTCGGCGGTGTACGGTTCCGATGCCATCGCCGGCGTCATCAACATCATCCTGCGCAGGAACTTCCAGGGTGTGGAAGTGGGCGGCGGCTTCGGTACCGCCACCCAGGGCGGCCTCGATGAGCGCAAGGCCAACCTGCTGGCCGGCTTCGGCGACCTTGAACAGCAGGGCTGGAACGTGCTGTTCGGGCTGGACCTGCTCAAGCGCGACCGCCTCGATGGTGATGACCGCGCCTATACCCGCAGCGGCGACTTCCGCGACAAGCCCGGTGGCCGCCTGGCCGGCTGGTCCACCGCCGGTGGCAACTGGCTGTCCAACCCGCGTGCACCGCAGCCGTTCGCCAGTTGCCCCGAGGGCAGCCAGCTGCGCCCCTACAGCGATTTCGGCAGCACCCTGCCCGGCCAGGCCTGCGCCTTCAACGCGCAACCGTTCAAGACCCTGCAGCCCGGCGCCGAGCGCCTGCAGGCGTCGTTGAGTGCGACCTACCGCTTCAATGACAGCGTCGAGGCATTCGCCGACGTGCTGTACAGCCACAACAAGGCCGACCAGATCTTCAGCGCGCCGCTGACCGTCGGCCCCGGCCTGCGCGCCTACAACCCGGCCACCGGCACCCTGATCGACGTACCGGCGGTGTTGCCGGTCGGCCATCCGAACAACCCGGGCAGCGCGCCGCTGCCGTTCGAGTACACCTTCTTCGATCTCGGCCCGCGCCTGAAGGACAACACGCAGGTGTTCTACCGTGCCCTGGCCGGCGTGCGCGGCAGCGGTGAACGCTGGGACTGGGAAGTGGCGGCGCTGACCTCGCAGAGTGCACAGCGCGAGTACGTCGACAATTTCGTCAACCGCTACGCGTTCGAACAGATCCTGCGCGATGGCAGCTACAACTTCCTCAACCCGTCCAGCACCCCGGGCGCGCTGGATGCACTGCGCCTGCAGACCAAGCGCCCGGGCTGGTACAAGCTGCACTCGTTGAACGTGAAGGCCTCGACCTCGCTGTGGGAGCTGCCGGCCGGTGCGGTCGGCTTCGCCTGGGGTGCCGAGTTCCGCAAGGAATCACTGGATGCCCGCACCAGCGCACAGGTGCTGTCGGGCACCGAACTGCGCCCGGCCATCAACGTGGTCAACGGCGAGCGCCAGGTCAGCGCCGCCTACGCCGAACTGAGCGTGCCGCTGCACCGCACGCTGGAACTGCAGGTGGCCGGCCGCGGCGACCACTACGATGATTTCGGCAAGGCGTTCTCGCCGAAGGTGGCGCTGCGCTGGCAGCCGTTGGACAGCCTGCTGCTGCGCGGTTCGTTCTCGCGCGGGTTCCGCGCGCCTTCGCTGCCGGAGATCGCGCCGGGCCAGACCGTCAGCTACGGCTCGGTGATCGATCCGCTGGACCCGCTGCAGCCCGGCGGCAGCCGTGGCATCACCAACATCCGTACCGGCAACCCGGACCTGAAGGCCGAGCGCTCGCGCAACTTCAACGTCGGTGCAGTGTGGTCGCCGGATGGCGACACCAGCATCGGCCTGGACTGGTACCGCATCGAGCAGGACAACCTGGTCAAGCCGGACAGCGCGCAGTTCATCGTCGACAACCCGACGCTGTTCCCCGGCCGCGTGCAGCGTGATGCACAGGGACGCATCCAGTTCATCACCAACCAGTACGCCAACCAGGGCGAACTGACCACCTCGGGGCTGGACCTGGACGCCAACCACACCTTCCGCACCGAGGGCTGGGGCAACTTCACCGTGGCCGGCAGCTGGACCCACCTGCTCAGCTTCAAGCAGCCGCTGGTGGCCGGCCAGGCGCCCTATGACGGGGCCGGCAACAACCGCCACGGCGCACTGCCGCGCACCCGCGGCACCACCTCGCTGAACTGGGCGGTGGGTGACTGGAGCAGCACGCTGAGCCTGCAGTACGTGAGCGGCTACGACCAGCGCGTGGCGACGGCGACCAGCAACCCGGGCCTGCGCGACCGCATCAAGCCGTATCACCAGCTGGACCTGTACGTGGCGTACGAAGGTATTCCCAACACCACGCTGTCGCTGTCGGTGCTGAACCTGACCGACAAGGACCCGCCGTTCGATCCGGCCGGCGGCTCCAATGGTTTCGACATCAGCCAGTACAACCTGCGCGGGCAGTTCGTCTCGCTGGGTGCGCGCTACCGGTTCTGA
- a CDS encoding ribonucleoside-diphosphate reductase subunit alpha, whose product MTDSTFRVADLAGAGDALRAGGERVPTWITKEAGNRRLPFEAERLQRSIDAVHAEFPQLDVSDYRRVVQAMVERKPSISADDLVDLLIREAESRVDLVAPEWEQFAARIYLRRLYKRASRNRFYDVGLKYGSYVGLQESLADRGIYSNDILRCYSKEELQQAGEMIDPERDRLFAYNGLYLLATRYLASDRSREVYELPQERWLTIALYLMQEEKPRERRMQLVGEAYWALSNLYMTVATPTLANAGKVGGQLSSCFIDTVDDSLQGIYDSNTDIARVSKHGGGVGAYLGYVRSSGAPIRGVANSSGGVVPWIKQLNNTAVSVDQLGQRKGAVAVYLDIWHRDIEAFMDLRLNNGDQRLRAHDVFTSVCVPDLFMEAVERRADWYLFDPHEVKQAKGWYLQDFYDETRGAGSFRDRYAELVADERISRRTVKAIDLFKRIMLSQLETGNPFLFYRDEVNRRNPNKHAGMIYSSNLCTEILQNMSPTRMIQEIVSGDQIVTTRRAGDFVVCNLSSINLGRAISAPDDLLATDVLERLIPIQVRMLDNVIDLNALPVPQATITNRKYRAIGLGTFGWHHLLAQQAIQWESPDAEALADRLYERINFLTIQASAQLAQEKGSYPMFAGSDWHNGRYFRDRGYTGAAWDSLAHEVATHGLRNGWLLAVAPNMSTAQIAGSTASIDPIYSAFYYEEKKDFRRPVAAPGLSLETWPYYEKGAYKVDQFASVRQNARRQRHVDQSISFNLYVPSTIRASTLLELHLSAWREGLKTTYYVRSNDIDISECEWCSS is encoded by the coding sequence ATGACCGACAGTACCTTCCGCGTGGCCGATCTGGCCGGCGCTGGCGACGCCTTGCGCGCCGGTGGCGAGCGCGTGCCGACCTGGATCACCAAGGAGGCCGGCAACCGCCGCCTGCCGTTCGAGGCCGAGCGCCTGCAGCGCAGCATCGATGCGGTGCATGCCGAGTTCCCGCAGCTGGATGTGAGCGACTACCGCCGCGTGGTGCAGGCGATGGTCGAGCGCAAGCCCAGCATCAGCGCCGACGACCTGGTCGATCTGCTGATCCGTGAGGCCGAGTCGCGCGTGGACCTGGTCGCGCCGGAGTGGGAGCAGTTTGCCGCGCGCATCTACCTGCGCCGCCTGTACAAGCGCGCCAGCCGCAACCGCTTCTACGATGTCGGTCTGAAGTACGGCTCCTACGTGGGCCTGCAGGAAAGCCTGGCCGACCGCGGCATCTACAGCAACGACATCCTGCGCTGCTATTCGAAGGAAGAGCTGCAGCAGGCCGGCGAGATGATCGACCCGGAACGCGACCGCCTGTTCGCCTACAACGGCCTGTACCTGCTGGCCACGCGCTATCTGGCCAGCGACCGCAGCCGCGAGGTCTATGAACTGCCGCAGGAGCGCTGGCTGACCATCGCGCTGTACCTCATGCAGGAGGAAAAACCGCGCGAGCGGCGCATGCAGCTGGTCGGCGAGGCGTACTGGGCGCTGTCCAACCTGTACATGACCGTCGCCACACCGACCCTGGCCAATGCCGGCAAGGTGGGTGGGCAGCTGTCCAGCTGCTTCATCGACACGGTCGACGACAGCCTGCAGGGCATCTATGACTCCAATACCGATATCGCCCGCGTGTCCAAGCACGGCGGTGGTGTTGGTGCCTACCTGGGCTACGTGCGCAGCAGCGGCGCACCGATCCGCGGTGTGGCCAATTCCTCCGGCGGCGTGGTGCCGTGGATCAAGCAGCTCAACAACACCGCGGTGTCGGTCGATCAGCTTGGCCAGCGCAAGGGCGCGGTGGCGGTGTACCTGGACATCTGGCATCGCGACATCGAAGCGTTCATGGACCTGCGCCTGAACAACGGCGACCAGCGCCTGCGCGCGCACGATGTGTTCACCTCGGTGTGCGTGCCCGACCTGTTCATGGAAGCGGTCGAGCGTCGCGCCGACTGGTACCTGTTCGACCCGCACGAGGTGAAGCAGGCCAAGGGCTGGTACCTGCAGGACTTCTATGATGAGACGCGCGGCGCGGGCAGCTTCCGCGACCGCTACGCCGAACTGGTGGCCGATGAGCGCATCAGCCGGCGCACGGTGAAGGCCATCGATCTGTTCAAGCGGATCATGCTCAGCCAGCTGGAAACCGGCAACCCGTTCCTGTTCTACCGCGACGAGGTCAATCGCCGGAATCCGAACAAGCATGCGGGCATGATCTATTCCAGCAACCTGTGCACCGAGATCCTGCAGAACATGAGCCCGACGCGGATGATCCAGGAGATCGTCAGCGGCGACCAGATCGTCACCACACGCCGTGCCGGTGACTTCGTGGTCTGCAACCTCTCCTCGATCAACCTCGGCCGGGCGATCAGTGCGCCGGATGACCTGCTGGCCACCGATGTGCTGGAGCGCCTGATCCCGATCCAGGTGCGCATGCTCGACAACGTGATCGACCTCAACGCGTTGCCGGTGCCGCAGGCCACCATCACCAACCGCAAGTACCGCGCCATCGGCCTGGGCACGTTCGGCTGGCACCACCTGCTGGCGCAGCAGGCAATCCAGTGGGAATCACCGGATGCTGAAGCGCTGGCCGACCGCCTATACGAGCGCATCAACTTCCTGACCATCCAGGCCAGCGCGCAACTGGCGCAGGAGAAGGGCAGCTACCCGATGTTCGCGGGCAGCGACTGGCACAACGGGCGCTACTTCCGCGACCGTGGCTACACTGGCGCCGCGTGGGACAGCCTGGCTCACGAGGTCGCCACGCACGGCCTGCGCAACGGCTGGCTGCTGGCCGTCGCGCCGAACATGAGCACCGCGCAGATTGCCGGTTCCACCGCGTCGATCGACCCGATCTACAGCGCGTTCTACTACGAGGAAAAGAAGGACTTCCGGCGGCCGGTGGCGGCGCCGGGCCTGTCGCTGGAAACCTGGCCGTACTACGAGAAAGGGGCTTACAAGGTCGACCAGTTCGCCAGCGTGCGCCAGAACGCGCGGCGCCAGCGCCATGTCGACCAGTCGATCAGCTTCAACCTGTATGTGCCCAGCACGATCCGCGCCAGCACCCTGCTGGAGCTGCACCTGAGCGCCTGGCGCGAAGGCCTGAAGACCACTTACTACGTGCGCTCCAACGACATCGACATCAGCGAATGCGAGTGGTGCTCCAGCTGA
- a CDS encoding sigma-70 family RNA polymerase sigma factor, with the protein MAVPAASSTALAGFYREHHGWLLGWLRRRTHNADCAADLTQDTFLRLLSRRIDPSELRLPRAYLSTIAHALLVNHWQRADLERAYLAALAAQPEPVHPSAEERTQALQLLHAIADMLSGLAERPRRAFLLARLSGLGYAEIGVQLGVSERMVKKYMAQAMLHCLRLSGDAAA; encoded by the coding sequence ATGGCCGTGCCCGCCGCCTCCAGCACTGCGCTGGCGGGGTTCTACCGCGAACACCATGGCTGGCTGCTCGGCTGGCTGCGCCGACGTACCCACAACGCCGACTGCGCCGCCGACCTGACCCAGGACACCTTCCTGCGGCTGCTCAGCCGCCGGATCGATCCCTCCGAGCTGCGCCTGCCCCGCGCCTATCTCAGCACCATCGCCCATGCACTGCTGGTCAACCATTGGCAGCGCGCGGACCTGGAGCGCGCCTACCTGGCCGCGCTGGCTGCTCAGCCGGAACCCGTACATCCCTCGGCGGAAGAGCGCACGCAGGCGCTGCAGCTGCTGCACGCGATCGCCGACATGCTGTCCGGCCTGGCCGAGCGGCCACGGCGTGCGTTCCTGCTGGCGCGGCTGTCCGGCCTGGGCTATGCGGAGATCGGCGTGCAGCTCGGCGTGTCCGAACGCATGGTCAAGAAGTACATGGCGCAGGCCATGCTGCATTGCCTGCGCCTGTCCGGGGATGCTGCGGCATGA
- a CDS encoding zinc-binding dehydrogenase, which translates to MRAAQYPSFGDPADVLAITDAPLPEPGPGEVRIRTVLASIHNHDLLTVRGLYGYKPTLPAIGGSEALGVVDALGDGVDGLQIGQRVAAASVHGTWAEAFIAPARMVIPMPDAIPDEMAAQLIAMPLSALMLLEFLHVEAGQWIVQNTANGAVGKSLAMLARARGVHVANLVRNADAVAQLRALGIDHVFDTSVDGWKDRVREATGEAQAAAAVDSIGGDASGDLVDLLGHHGTLVSFGVMSGEPMRIPAGGLIYKEATVKGFWGSKVSQAMAVEDKRRLVGELLNRAAGGELTLPVEQIFALDDIAQAAKVGAGSGRNGKVLLRP; encoded by the coding sequence ATGCGCGCTGCCCAGTACCCCTCCTTCGGCGACCCGGCCGACGTCCTCGCCATTACCGATGCGCCCCTGCCCGAGCCCGGCCCCGGCGAAGTGCGCATCCGCACCGTGCTGGCCTCGATCCACAATCACGACCTGCTGACCGTGCGTGGCCTCTACGGCTACAAGCCGACGCTGCCGGCGATCGGTGGTAGTGAAGCACTGGGCGTGGTCGATGCACTCGGCGATGGCGTCGACGGCCTGCAGATCGGCCAGCGGGTGGCCGCCGCCTCGGTGCACGGCACCTGGGCCGAGGCGTTCATTGCACCGGCACGCATGGTGATTCCGATGCCGGACGCGATCCCCGACGAAATGGCCGCGCAGCTGATCGCCATGCCGCTGAGCGCGCTGATGCTGCTGGAATTCCTGCACGTCGAAGCAGGCCAGTGGATCGTACAGAACACCGCCAACGGCGCGGTGGGCAAGTCGCTGGCGATGCTGGCGCGGGCCCGTGGCGTGCATGTGGCCAACCTGGTGCGCAATGCCGATGCAGTCGCGCAGTTGCGGGCGCTGGGCATCGATCATGTGTTCGACACCTCTGTGGATGGTTGGAAGGATCGCGTGCGTGAAGCGACCGGCGAAGCACAGGCCGCGGCCGCGGTGGATTCCATCGGCGGCGACGCCAGCGGTGACCTGGTCGACCTGCTCGGCCACCACGGCACGCTGGTGTCGTTCGGGGTGATGAGCGGCGAACCGATGCGCATCCCGGCCGGCGGCCTGATCTACAAGGAGGCCACGGTGAAGGGCTTCTGGGGCAGCAAGGTCAGTCAGGCGATGGCGGTGGAGGACAAGCGCCGGCTGGTTGGCGAACTGCTGAATCGTGCTGCTGGCGGCGAACTGACCCTGCCGGTTGAGCAGATCTTCGCACTGGACGACATCGCCCAGGCGGCGAAGGTCGGCGCCGGTTCGGGCCGCAACGGCAAGGTGTTGCTGCGGCCCTGA